The sequence AAACGCGCGGAATACAGTGCATTGCCAATTCCCTCGCCCGTAAAGGGGTCGATCAATCCCGCGGCATCGCCCAAAAGCAATACGCCATTCCCATAACTTTTTCGACGGGTACTTCCCACTGGTAGATTCCATCCCACCGGGTCTTCTGTTGGACGCGCATTTTTGAATCGATGGGCATAAGGCGAGCGACTGATTACTTCGTTTAGTGCTACTTTCAAATCCACACGTCGCTTTTTCAATACGTCGTGACGCATGCCAATGCCGACATTTGCCGTTCCATTTTCCAGTGGGAAAATCCAGAAATAGCCCGGCAAGACTTCATCTACAAAATGCAACTCGATTTGATTCCCCAATTCCGCCACATTTTCGTAATAGCAGCGAATTGCTACGACCCAGTGCACGGATTCATGGGCGTACAATCCCGCTTTGCGCGCGACCATTGAATTAAAACCATCACAGCCGAGCACGACGCGACCATGTATTTCGCGTTCTCTGCCATCCACCACGCCGCGCACACCCACAATTTGCTCGTTTTCTCGTATCAGGTCTTTAACGGCAAATCCCTCATAACAGGTGCTCGCAACTTTTTTTGCTTCTTCAAAGAGAAAATTATCCAGTATCTCGCGCCGAATCACAAATCCTTCCATCGGCAGTATTTTGCCCGTGGCCTGATCCTGATGATCATACCGTCGCAGATCCACGCGTGCATCCACGTGATTCGGGCTGCCAAATACGACTTCACGAATGGTTGCGCCAGGCAATCGCGCGACCTGGTCGAACAAATCGAGTTCGTGTAAAATTGACACGACTTTGCCCGATAGCGCGTCGCCACAGATTTTATCCCGAGGAAATCGCGCTTTATCTACCAGACAGACCTTGAGTCCCGCGCGATGGGCATATAACGCCGCTGTTGCACCTGCCGGTCCTGCGCCAACAATAATTGTGTCGTATAGATCAGTCATACATCCCCTCATATCGAAATTGCCATTGAGGTCGTCATAAATTATGGTTTAGTATGGACAAGGCTTCGGCACTCCATGTAATAGCGTTTTTCGTCGGCGTGTCCAATGGATATGGATTTTCGGGGATAGGCACCGTAGCGGACAATGGATTCGAAGACGCTGTCCTTTGAAATGGGTGGCATGTAAAAGCCGAGGGCGTCGGGTTTGTTGCCCAGGTCGTCGATTACGTCTTCACCATGGATGAATCCGACTTCGGCTTCGGTATTTTCTCTTGTGAACAGGTCGAGCGCGGCTTCCATTGTTTCGGGTATGGTTCTTTGAGATGGTTCTTCGATTACAAGTATGCCCAGGTCCCCCGCGGCGCGATAGGGAAGGCAATGGGTGGATGCAGATGATAGGGCTGCGGTGCGCTGATGTTGCGCGTCGGGGGATGAGACTTTTTCCAGATGCGCCCGGGTGCCCGATGTGTTGAGCAGTGTGACGAGGGTGTTGCAGGTAGTTTTTGGATCAACGCGGGTGATCAGTCTGTGGATAGGCTCTATATCTATCGCCTCGTCGTGCAGATTGATCAATTCGACCATGGCATGTCTGGCTGGATGTCGTGCTGACTTGTTATTGAGTGTTAATTTGGTTTTTTCCCACGCTTTTTGCGCGGCGGCAAATGAGTGGTTGCCATCGCCCATGGCGTAGAGGAGTGTTTCGTTCTCGACGCCGTATTTTTGCTGGATGTAATCGGGTTCAATGCGTTTGACGAGTTTTTGGGCAATGCGCGCAATGTCTTTTTTATTTTCGATTAAGTGATATTTGAGTTGTCCTCCGTTCATCATGAGTTCGAAATCGACGATCCTAGGATAGTCTTCTTCAAAGAGGGGTTCGATAATTTCTTTTTTCGGGTCGTCAATGAGTACTAAAATATGCGGCGATTCGAGTGACGCATTGCCCCGAACTTCAAAACGCGCTTCGAGATTTTTGGGATAAGTTCCCTCGGTTGTGCGGATGAGGGTTTTGGACTGGCTGCGGCTGTCGTAATGCTCGAGGTCGAGGGTGACGACGAGTCCTTTGCGCGATTTTCCAGAAGGCAAAACGCGATCGACGAGCAAAAAGCCTTGGGTTTCGTCGCGGAAAATGCCATCGGTGACAAAGCGTTTCATGTTGTTGTGTACGCGGGTAATGCGTTCTTCGTGTTCGTCGTCGTAGAGATAGACTTCGGGATATATGAGGTCCAGGGTTGATGGCGTGTCTCCCACAATGCGTTTGACTTCTTCCCAATACGATATGTCGTGTACATACTGGTCACAAGCGATGACAGCCCATTTGCTACAGTCGATTTCGGGGTTTGGGAGCAAAATGCTGGGTACGCCGAGCGCGATGTTGTCAAAAAACATGGTTTTTTCCTCTGCAAGAGATCGATTTATTCTCATTAAACAGAGACAATTTAATGTTTTATCTTACAGTCTGCAAACACATACAATTTGAAAGGAGTAATTTATGGCGCGAAGACCCAATGTTTTGTGGCTGATGTCGGATCAGCACAATGCCAATTGCACGGGATTTGCCGCGCATCCAAATGTCAGGACTCCCAATATGGACCGCATTGCGGATGAGGGCGTGGTGTTTACACGCGCTTTTTGCAATAATCCGATTTGTTCGCCGTCGCGGATTTGTTTTATGACCGGGCAGTATTGCCACACGCATCGGATGTTTGGTAATGATCATTCGGAGATTCCCGAGGCGAATCCCAATACGCTGGCGTGTCAGTTTCGGAGATATGGGTATCAAACGGCTGTGATTGGCAAGGCGCACATGGTTCGGCGCTGGGATGAAGATGGTTTTGAGCGTATCCGATATACGGATTTGTGCGATGCGACGCATTTGAATCCAACTGAGACGCACTATTTTAAGTACCTGGAAGATCTGGGATTGTCGGACTTTTACGAGGAAGGCTCGGCCAGGCCCGGGCAGGAATATACAATGGATGGCAGTGCGCCGGCCAAACTGCCATATCAGCATTCGATTGAGCATTATACGGGCAATGAGTCGCTGGCGTTTTTGAAGGAGCGAGACGATGAGCGGCCGTTTTTTTTGCACATGAGTTTTCAAAGGCCCCATGCACCGATTGCGCCTGCGGCAGAGCATTTTGATATGTACGATCCCGATGAGATGGTGTTGCCCGATAGTGCGGTTGATTATTTTGAACGTCGCTTTGCCGGCAAGCCCGAGTTTATGCAAGAGCGCTTGGCCGATGGGTGTGGGTATCCATTGGCCGATCCAAATCCCAATCGCTTGAAGCGCTGTTTGGCGAGTTATTACGCGCTGATTACAGCGATTGATTCCGAGATTGGGCGGGTGCTGGATTATCTGGACGAGGTGGGGGAGTTGGAGAATACGATTGTATTGTATTGCGCGGATCACGGGGATTTTGCGGGTAATCACGGGTTGTTTCACAAGAATTTTGGGATTTACGATTCGATTCACCGCATTCCTTTTGTCTTGCGCTATCCGGGTGGTCCATCGAGCGCGACATGTGATGCTATTGTCGAATCGGTCGATTGGTATCCCACGCTGTGTCGTCTTTGCGATATTCCCATTCCCGATGGGCGCGATGGGCGCGATCTGGTTCCGGTTGTGAATGGCAATTCAGATGGCAAAGACGCGGCATTTTGTGAGTGGGATTGGGGCAATCCCGGGGGCAAGGTGTCGGCGATTCGCACGCGCGATTTTCGGCTGGTGTTTTACGGGAGATTGGAGGAGGGAGAGTTGTACGATCACCGCAATGATCCGGGTGAGATCGAAAATGTTTGGGCCGATCCAGAATATGCAGATGTGCGTTTTGATTTGCTCGCACAATTGATGCGGTTCACGTTGCAATATCGAACCGATACGGGGCGGTCGAGTCACGAGAAGAGTTTGAACAAGCGGTTTGCGCCGACAAATCTGGTTCACAAAGGCAGACGGTATTGGCGCGATCTGAAAGAGGCATATACAAAGGAGACAGTTTGGCCGCCAGGTGATTAACGCCTCGTGACGGCGAGTACGATGATCAGACCGATAAAGAGGCCGGGAATAACAGAGAAACCCGCTTTCAGGCCAGCGGTGTCTCCGATAACGCCCATGATCCAGGGGATGATGCCAAATCCGGCAATGCCAAAGCAGGCGAGTACGACAAAGAGCAAGGTGGTGTCAAAGGACAGGTGTTCTGCGGCTTCGGCGAGTA comes from Gemmatimonadota bacterium and encodes:
- a CDS encoding geranylgeranyl reductase family protein, with amino-acid sequence MTDLYDTIIVGAGPAGATAALYAHRAGLKVCLVDKARFPRDKICGDALSGKVVSILHELDLFDQVARLPGATIREVVFGSPNHVDARVDLRRYDHQDQATGKILPMEGFVIRREILDNFLFEEAKKVASTCYEGFAVKDLIRENEQIVGVRGVVDGREREIHGRVVLGCDGFNSMVARKAGLYAHESVHWVVAIRCYYENVAELGNQIELHFVDEVLPGYFWIFPLENGTANVGIGMRHDVLKKRRVDLKVALNEVISRSPYAHRFKNARPTEDPVGWNLPVGSTRRKSYGNGVLLLGDAAGLIDPFTGEGIGNALYSARFAVDAVQEAIAADNYSAAFLKRYEDRLWDAIGDELATSTRMQKLGQWRPLLNFTIHKAAHNDKVRDLICGMMANAVPKKQLTNPLFYLKLLFS
- a CDS encoding sulfatase-like hydrolase/transferase, whose protein sequence is MARRPNVLWLMSDQHNANCTGFAAHPNVRTPNMDRIADEGVVFTRAFCNNPICSPSRICFMTGQYCHTHRMFGNDHSEIPEANPNTLACQFRRYGYQTAVIGKAHMVRRWDEDGFERIRYTDLCDATHLNPTETHYFKYLEDLGLSDFYEEGSARPGQEYTMDGSAPAKLPYQHSIEHYTGNESLAFLKERDDERPFFLHMSFQRPHAPIAPAAEHFDMYDPDEMVLPDSAVDYFERRFAGKPEFMQERLADGCGYPLADPNPNRLKRCLASYYALITAIDSEIGRVLDYLDEVGELENTIVLYCADHGDFAGNHGLFHKNFGIYDSIHRIPFVLRYPGGPSSATCDAIVESVDWYPTLCRLCDIPIPDGRDGRDLVPVVNGNSDGKDAAFCEWDWGNPGGKVSAIRTRDFRLVFYGRLEEGELYDHRNDPGEIENVWADPEYADVRFDLLAQLMRFTLQYRTDTGRSSHEKSLNKRFAPTNLVHKGRRYWRDLKEAYTKETVWPPGD
- a CDS encoding DUF1015 domain-containing protein, with product MFFDNIALGVPSILLPNPEIDCSKWAVIACDQYVHDISYWEEVKRIVGDTPSTLDLIYPEVYLYDDEHEERITRVHNNMKRFVTDGIFRDETQGFLLVDRVLPSGKSRKGLVVTLDLEHYDSRSQSKTLIRTTEGTYPKNLEARFEVRGNASLESPHILVLIDDPKKEIIEPLFEEDYPRIVDFELMMNGGQLKYHLIENKKDIARIAQKLVKRIEPDYIQQKYGVENETLLYAMGDGNHSFAAAQKAWEKTKLTLNNKSARHPARHAMVELINLHDEAIDIEPIHRLITRVDPKTTCNTLVTLLNTSGTRAHLEKVSSPDAQHQRTAALSSASTHCLPYRAAGDLGILVIEEPSQRTIPETMEAALDLFTRENTEAEVGFIHGEDVIDDLGNKPDALGFYMPPISKDSVFESIVRYGAYPRKSISIGHADEKRYYMECRSLVHTKP